A stretch of the Methylacidiphilum caldifontis genome encodes the following:
- a CDS encoding NADH-quinone oxidoreductase subunit NuoE family protein has translation MNTVEKELPQLDQEFIDEVNKIISQYPVSKRSASLPLLHLWQEHFGYVSKEAVEWIAQKLELEPIAVEEIATFYPMIRHRPLGKYQFKVCRTLSCALAGSYQLFEHIKKSCNACNEVDHNIYQSSDGQFSVEFVECLAACGNAPVMMINEEEWMNVTKDKINEILPELSKKQN, from the coding sequence ATGAATACGGTTGAGAAAGAACTACCCCAATTAGATCAAGAATTCATCGATGAGGTTAATAAAATAATAAGCCAATATCCAGTTTCCAAAAGGAGTGCTTCTCTGCCTTTACTTCATTTATGGCAGGAACACTTTGGCTATGTGTCTAAAGAGGCTGTGGAATGGATCGCCCAAAAATTGGAATTAGAACCCATAGCTGTTGAAGAAATTGCAACCTTTTATCCTATGATTCGTCATAGGCCACTTGGAAAATACCAATTTAAAGTATGTCGGACCCTTTCTTGTGCCTTGGCTGGGAGCTACCAGCTTTTCGAACATATCAAGAAAAGCTGCAATGCTTGTAATGAAGTGGATCATAATATTTATCAGAGCTCGGATGGTCAATTTTCGGTTGAATTTGTCGAATGTCTTGCCGCTTGTGGAAATGCTCCCGTAATGATGATCAATGAAGAGGAATGGATGAATGTCACCAAAGACAAAATTAATGAGATACTTCCGGAGTTAAGCAAGAAACAAAATTAA
- the nuoF gene encoding NADH-quinone oxidoreductase subunit NuoF, which yields MSFKPEYRLILKYADEPGYTVDIDCYLRHGGYQVLKKALTLDPAFIVQEVKKSGLRGRGGAGFPTGVKWGFINHEKNTKPVYLLCNADESEPGTFKDRQIIYKDPHQLIEGMIISAYANRAHLGYIYIRGEFAKGAKILEQALAEARERNFLGKNILGSGYDLEIYVFRGAGAYICGEETGLIESLEGKRAYPRIKPPYFPAVLGLYMCPTIVNNVETLCHVKHIVDMGGEAFAKIGTPNNTGTRIWCVSGDVNRPGYYEYPCGAITFGELIYEVCGGIRNGNKLKAVIPGGSSAKVLRADIKYKIPRKKADGSTEIVEMGLEDIPLDFDTVAATGSMSGSGGIIVMDDTRDMVECLRNIAEFYAHESCGQCTPCREGSLWMKKILDRICRGNGRKEDSKLLLDVANHIAGRTICAFGEACSWPVQSFVELFEEEFVAKAKKEDSMEILEPVEG from the coding sequence ATGTCTTTTAAGCCTGAATATCGACTCATTCTTAAATATGCAGATGAACCTGGTTATACTGTAGATATAGATTGCTATTTGCGCCATGGTGGATACCAGGTTTTAAAAAAAGCCTTAACTTTGGATCCAGCATTTATAGTTCAAGAAGTCAAAAAGTCGGGTTTAAGAGGCAGGGGTGGAGCAGGATTTCCCACGGGTGTAAAATGGGGGTTCATCAATCATGAGAAAAACACAAAACCGGTTTATTTGCTTTGCAATGCCGATGAATCCGAACCGGGTACCTTTAAGGATAGGCAGATCATCTATAAAGATCCCCATCAGCTTATCGAGGGCATGATCATCAGTGCTTATGCTAACCGGGCACACCTGGGATATATATATATCAGGGGTGAATTTGCAAAAGGAGCTAAAATTTTAGAACAAGCGCTTGCTGAGGCTCGAGAAAGAAATTTTCTGGGTAAAAATATCCTCGGTAGCGGTTACGATTTGGAGATTTATGTTTTTCGAGGAGCCGGAGCTTATATATGTGGCGAAGAAACGGGGTTGATAGAATCTTTGGAAGGCAAAAGAGCTTATCCGAGAATAAAGCCCCCCTATTTTCCAGCTGTGTTAGGATTATATATGTGTCCAACCATCGTTAATAATGTGGAAACACTTTGCCATGTAAAACATATAGTAGATATGGGTGGAGAAGCCTTTGCGAAAATAGGAACGCCTAACAATACGGGAACAAGGATATGGTGTGTGAGTGGCGATGTAAATAGACCTGGATATTATGAGTATCCCTGTGGAGCGATCACTTTCGGTGAGCTTATTTACGAGGTATGCGGGGGCATTCGAAACGGCAACAAGCTTAAAGCGGTGATTCCAGGCGGTTCTTCGGCTAAAGTATTGCGAGCTGACATAAAGTATAAGATTCCAAGAAAAAAAGCCGATGGTTCAACTGAAATAGTGGAGATGGGTTTAGAGGATATTCCTTTGGATTTTGATACCGTAGCTGCCACAGGTTCTATGTCAGGATCAGGAGGTATCATAGTCATGGATGATACTCGTGACATGGTAGAGTGTTTAAGAAATATAGCTGAGTTTTATGCCCATGAGTCCTGCGGTCAGTGTACTCCTTGTAGGGAAGGTTCTCTGTGGATGAAAAAAATCCTGGATAGAATATGTAGGGGTAATGGCAGAAAAGAAGATAGCAAACTTCTTCTCGATGTGGCTAATCATATCGCAGGAAGAACGATTTGTGCTTTTGGAGAAGCCTGTTCTTGGCCCGTTCAGAGTTTTGTGGAGCTATTTGAAGAAGAATTTGTCGCAAAAGCAAAGAAAGAGGATTCGATGGAAATTTTAGAGCCTGTAGAGGGATGA
- a CDS encoding molybdopterin-dependent oxidoreductase, producing MSALIKNPFNHDLPAADTPLVNVQLDGQWVKVPKGLNVIEVAKRFGKFIPHYCYHPKLSIAGNCRMCLFEMGVPKLDAQRKPVLDEKGMPVISWLPRPQIACATQATEGMAIKTSSALTTDCQEGVTEFLLINHPLDCPICDQAGECRLQEYSYDFGKGRSRFVEQKVKKPKRVELGPRIMLDDERCILCSRCIRFAREIAKQDVIGFVNRGSYSTLTVYPDRPFDSNYSLNTVDICPVGALTSKDFRFQMRVWFLRETKSICTSCATGCNVIIGSRENVVYRLTPRVNEEVNSHWMCDQGRLNFHYIHSKKRVVEPASHLNGSLFPLEWNEAVRTVAQRLKEFSPRQIAFLVSARLSCEELYLVKKLIELLGKGEEIFSEVVPRKGVADSLLRSEDLNPNTLGTVCLGIGKRGEKLAELQEKIRTKEIKCLFAIHENPEECGIPEDLLSSLSFYVWQGLIPGSAIHTAHILLAGASFAEKSGTMINVAGRLQKLHKAILCPGRAREDWRILRDLLLVAGYKDKFFEEIAQVYTEMSKEIEAFGGISWIDIGDQGIDLSQKFKV from the coding sequence ATGAGTGCTTTGATCAAAAATCCATTTAATCATGATTTGCCTGCTGCGGATACTCCTCTTGTTAATGTTCAACTTGATGGACAGTGGGTTAAGGTTCCCAAGGGACTAAATGTGATCGAGGTTGCCAAGCGCTTTGGCAAGTTTATCCCTCATTATTGTTATCATCCCAAACTTTCTATAGCAGGTAATTGTCGAATGTGCCTTTTCGAGATGGGTGTCCCTAAATTGGATGCTCAACGCAAGCCTGTTTTGGATGAGAAAGGCATGCCTGTGATTAGTTGGCTTCCTAGACCTCAAATCGCTTGCGCTACTCAGGCTACAGAAGGGATGGCTATCAAGACCAGCTCGGCGCTGACTACTGATTGTCAAGAGGGAGTGACAGAATTTCTGCTTATCAACCATCCTTTGGATTGTCCTATATGTGATCAGGCTGGGGAATGCCGGTTGCAGGAATATTCCTATGATTTTGGAAAAGGAAGAAGCCGCTTTGTTGAACAAAAAGTTAAGAAACCTAAACGGGTTGAGCTTGGACCCCGAATCATGCTCGATGATGAGAGATGCATTCTTTGTTCAAGGTGTATCCGTTTTGCCAGGGAAATAGCTAAACAAGATGTTATTGGTTTTGTTAACCGTGGGAGTTATTCGACATTGACTGTCTATCCGGATAGACCTTTTGACAGTAACTATTCACTGAACACTGTGGATATATGCCCGGTAGGAGCATTAACGAGTAAAGATTTCCGCTTTCAGATGAGGGTTTGGTTTTTAAGGGAAACCAAGAGTATATGTACGAGTTGTGCAACAGGTTGTAATGTGATTATCGGTAGCAGGGAAAATGTTGTTTACAGGCTAACTCCAAGAGTAAACGAAGAAGTGAATTCACATTGGATGTGTGACCAGGGAAGGTTAAATTTTCATTATATTCATAGCAAAAAAAGGGTTGTTGAACCGGCTTCTCATCTCAATGGCTCTTTGTTTCCCCTGGAGTGGAACGAAGCAGTAAGAACGGTTGCTCAAAGACTCAAGGAATTTTCTCCACGGCAGATCGCCTTTTTAGTCTCAGCAAGGCTTAGCTGTGAAGAACTTTATCTTGTGAAAAAGCTTATAGAACTTTTAGGAAAAGGCGAGGAAATATTTTCAGAAGTTGTTCCTAGAAAAGGAGTAGCTGATTCGTTGCTCAGAAGCGAAGATCTTAATCCCAATACGCTTGGAACCGTTTGTCTAGGAATTGGTAAAAGAGGAGAAAAGTTAGCTGAATTGCAGGAGAAGATTCGAACAAAAGAGATAAAATGTCTGTTTGCTATTCACGAAAATCCCGAGGAATGTGGAATACCAGAAGACCTTTTATCCTCTCTTTCATTTTACGTTTGGCAAGGGTTGATTCCAGGATCCGCTATCCATACTGCCCATATTCTTTTAGCGGGTGCGAGCTTTGCTGAAAAAAGTGGTACAATGATCAATGTTGCGGGAAGACTTCAAAAACTTCATAAAGCAATATTATGTCCTGGAAGGGCCAGGGAAGATTGGAGAATCTTGAGGGATCTGCTCTTGGTAGCGGGCTATAAAGATAAGTTTTTCGAAGAAATTGCTCAAGTCTATACGGAAATGTCCAAGGAGATTGAAGCCTTTGGAGGTATTTCCTGGATAGATATAGGGGATCAAGGAATCGATTTAAGTCAAAAATTCAAAGTTTAA
- a CDS encoding complex I subunit 1/NuoH family protein, whose amino-acid sequence MDISITVFIVSTVVKIALVVAVLLGIVAYTVLAERKICAAIQDRVGPNRVGLPFLKSHLWGLGQPIADAFKLMLKEQFVPGVVKKFYYSLAPFFVIVPPLIIIGFIPFASIDPVTISSLKIVIPQPGVIINAGTGVLWAFAISSLSVYGIVLAGWASNSKYAFLGGIRSTAQMISYEVALGFSIIPVFLLTGSLNFSEIVKYQIEHGWLLFPFLGKHPDLRLFVFWPFLFISFLIFMVSLFAETNRAPFDLPESEQELVAGYNTEYGGMKFGMFFLGEYAAMIAASSLIITLFLGGWSLPLGFLSEGKSLGIILLQALVFLLKILVFLFLFIWIRWTLPRFRYDQLMNLGWKIFLPLATVNIGCVAILLALIKTP is encoded by the coding sequence ATGGATATTTCGATAACAGTTTTTATTGTCAGTACAGTTGTTAAAATTGCTCTGGTTGTGGCCGTTTTATTAGGAATAGTAGCTTATACGGTTTTAGCTGAGAGGAAAATTTGTGCTGCAATACAGGATAGAGTGGGACCTAATCGGGTCGGACTTCCTTTTTTAAAAAGCCATCTCTGGGGGTTAGGACAACCCATAGCAGACGCCTTTAAACTCATGCTTAAAGAACAATTCGTTCCTGGGGTCGTAAAAAAATTTTATTATTCCTTGGCTCCCTTTTTTGTAATCGTTCCTCCTTTAATAATAATCGGATTTATCCCCTTTGCTTCAATTGATCCGGTAACGATTTCTTCTTTAAAAATTGTTATTCCTCAACCTGGCGTTATTATCAATGCGGGAACAGGGGTTCTTTGGGCATTTGCCATCAGTTCACTGAGCGTTTATGGGATTGTTCTTGCGGGCTGGGCTTCTAATTCGAAATATGCTTTTCTGGGAGGTATACGTTCTACTGCCCAGATGATTTCTTACGAAGTCGCTTTGGGGTTCTCGATCATTCCGGTCTTTCTTTTGACGGGCAGTTTGAATTTTTCGGAAATCGTAAAATATCAGATTGAGCATGGCTGGTTACTTTTTCCTTTTTTAGGGAAACATCCTGATCTTCGACTTTTTGTTTTTTGGCCATTTCTTTTTATTTCTTTTTTGATATTCATGGTGTCTTTGTTTGCTGAAACTAACCGTGCTCCATTTGATCTCCCAGAAAGTGAACAAGAACTTGTTGCAGGGTATAATACCGAATATGGAGGCATGAAATTTGGTATGTTTTTTTTAGGAGAATATGCAGCGATGATAGCAGCAAGTTCTTTAATCATTACTTTATTTCTCGGGGGATGGAGCCTGCCTTTAGGGTTTTTATCAGAGGGTAAAAGTCTTGGAATTATCTTGCTTCAAGCCCTTGTGTTTTTGTTGAAAATACTTGTTTTTTTGTTTCTTTTCATATGGATTCGTTGGACCCTACCTCGTTTTAGGTACGATCAACTCATGAATCTTGGCTGGAAGATTTTTCTCCCCCTTGCTACTGTTAATATTGGCTGTGTAGCCATTCTTTTAGCTTTGATTAAAACCCCATAA
- a CDS encoding diflavin oxidoreductase: MAPLTLLERAWISGFLAGIMEYTKAGAPLPSIPKWAPLSETARQWAEQFISNLLVFPSFKQEEKEQSLSIPQTTIRIFYGSQTGNAEELAKRMGRKLQSVNFPVTVMDLADYKKVDLTKESYALFCVSTFGEGEPPDNAREFWEFLSSPEAPRLENLKYALLALGDSAYPDFCQAGKNIDKRLEELGAQRIFPRIDCDVDYEESATKWIENVFEILPRTLQLPTQEDSLIRELKEESPKILTFQQTLSPKIPHPPHTKQNPFPSRVLENRRLTLMGSEKETRHIELSLEGSELCYLPGDAVGIYPTNWPVLVQEIIETLGYTGEEIVPTPNGENVPLREALYRYYEINSILDDFPKKGIGAVELVKNLRSLSPRYYSIASSPKVYEMEIHLTVVVVRYIQHGRWRRGVCSNFLAEATPKVPIPIFIRPNPNFRLPSDPSTPIIMIGPGTGVAPFRAFLQERAATGAKGKNWLFFGEQHRSTDFFYQEELENYLKEGILTHLDTAFSRDQSYKIYVQHRMLEKAQDIWSWLQEGAYIYVCGDAHRMAKDVDIALHQICETAGGLSKEKAQEYIQNLRSSKRYLRDVY, translated from the coding sequence GTGGCTCCACTTACGCTTCTCGAAAGAGCATGGATAAGTGGATTTTTGGCCGGCATCATGGAATATACAAAGGCGGGAGCACCTCTTCCTTCTATTCCCAAATGGGCCCCTCTTTCAGAAACGGCTCGACAGTGGGCTGAACAGTTTATATCCAATTTGCTTGTCTTCCCTTCTTTTAAACAAGAAGAAAAGGAGCAAAGCTTATCTATTCCTCAAACAACAATTAGAATATTTTATGGAAGTCAGACAGGAAACGCCGAAGAACTGGCAAAGAGGATGGGAAGAAAGCTTCAATCCGTTAATTTTCCAGTAACGGTTATGGATCTTGCTGATTATAAAAAGGTCGATTTAACAAAAGAATCTTATGCTTTGTTTTGTGTGAGTACTTTTGGTGAAGGAGAACCTCCAGACAATGCTAGGGAGTTCTGGGAGTTTTTGTCGTCTCCTGAAGCTCCTCGATTGGAAAATCTTAAATATGCCCTTTTGGCTTTAGGGGATTCAGCCTATCCTGATTTTTGTCAAGCGGGAAAGAATATAGACAAGAGATTGGAAGAGTTGGGGGCTCAAAGAATCTTTCCCAGGATTGATTGCGATGTGGATTACGAAGAGTCGGCAACAAAATGGATAGAAAATGTTTTCGAAATATTACCACGCACTTTGCAGCTTCCCACGCAAGAGGATAGCCTCATTAGGGAATTAAAGGAGGAAAGTCCAAAAATTTTAACTTTTCAGCAAACGCTTTCTCCAAAAATACCACATCCTCCCCATACCAAACAAAACCCTTTTCCTTCCAGGGTATTAGAAAACAGACGATTAACCTTGATGGGGTCTGAGAAAGAGACCAGGCATATAGAACTTTCCCTTGAAGGATCGGAACTCTGTTATCTCCCTGGTGATGCGGTGGGAATATATCCAACCAATTGGCCTGTACTCGTTCAGGAAATTATAGAAACTTTAGGTTATACGGGAGAAGAAATCGTTCCTACTCCCAATGGAGAAAACGTTCCATTGCGAGAGGCTCTATATCGGTATTACGAGATAAATTCCATACTTGATGACTTTCCTAAAAAAGGGATTGGTGCTGTTGAACTGGTTAAAAACTTAAGATCCCTTTCTCCAAGATATTATTCTATTGCTTCCAGTCCAAAGGTTTATGAGATGGAAATCCATCTTACAGTCGTAGTTGTTAGATACATTCAGCATGGTCGTTGGAGAAGGGGGGTATGCTCAAACTTTCTTGCGGAAGCAACCCCTAAAGTGCCTATTCCTATCTTTATTCGTCCCAATCCTAATTTTCGTCTTCCTTCCGATCCCTCAACCCCTATAATTATGATTGGCCCAGGAACTGGGGTTGCTCCTTTTAGGGCTTTCCTTCAGGAGAGAGCGGCTACAGGGGCGAAAGGAAAAAATTGGCTTTTCTTTGGTGAACAGCACCGTTCTACAGATTTCTTTTATCAAGAGGAGTTAGAAAATTATCTTAAAGAGGGAATATTAACCCATCTCGATACGGCATTTTCACGTGATCAGTCCTATAAAATATATGTTCAGCATCGTATGCTGGAGAAAGCCCAAGATATTTGGTCATGGCTTCAGGAAGGAGCTTATATTTATGTATGTGGAGATGCTCATAGGATGGCTAAGGATGTTGATATTGCTCTTCATCAGATTTGCGAAACGGCGGGAGGGCTTTCTAAAGAAAAAGCTCAAGAGTATATCCAAAACTTGCGTTCTTCCAAAAGATATTTGCGGGATGTTTATTAA
- a CDS encoding L,D-transpeptidase family protein, with translation MQNESKSSTLIFGTTFLVLFLIFSLFLLYLADKIEKMFQKKVPLQQLITVVVPSSSACEGYMKLFQRIGEGGQWNPDSDFIPILIGKNGLTWGKGLHEPQEGEHKKEGDGKTPAGIFNLGLIMGIDDELPSGAQWPLYHKKSPLDAWIEDPALDNYNHLVTIKDSSSPPEWFEKQRLRIEDPHLEWMIFIEHNYPDSKPGLGSAIFIHERYGEHTPTSGCVAMEKEKLVDLIRWISYPSKPKIVILSTPDYARLQSLWDLPPLYLAFPNPPLIVNQSKQ, from the coding sequence ATGCAAAACGAATCAAAAAGCTCGACTTTAATTTTTGGCACTACCTTTTTAGTATTATTCCTGATTTTTTCTCTTTTTCTTTTATATCTTGCCGATAAGATTGAAAAGATGTTCCAGAAAAAAGTACCCTTACAACAACTCATTACTGTTGTTGTTCCTTCTTCAAGTGCTTGCGAAGGCTATATGAAACTATTTCAAAGAATCGGAGAAGGAGGGCAGTGGAACCCTGATTCAGACTTTATTCCTATTCTCATAGGCAAGAACGGCTTGACCTGGGGGAAGGGATTGCATGAACCACAGGAAGGAGAACATAAAAAAGAAGGAGATGGGAAAACCCCCGCAGGGATTTTCAATTTAGGTCTAATTATGGGAATTGACGACGAGCTACCTTCAGGAGCCCAATGGCCTTTGTATCACAAAAAGAGTCCCCTCGATGCTTGGATCGAAGATCCCGCTCTCGATAATTACAACCACCTCGTTACTATCAAAGACAGTTCTTCTCCCCCTGAATGGTTTGAAAAACAAAGACTACGTATTGAAGATCCTCATTTAGAATGGATGATCTTCATAGAGCATAACTATCCTGACTCTAAGCCTGGCTTAGGTAGTGCCATATTTATCCATGAAAGATATGGAGAACACACACCTACTTCGGGTTGCGTGGCCATGGAAAAAGAAAAGTTAGTCGATCTAATCCGATGGATCTCCTATCCTTCAAAGCCTAAAATCGTTATCCTTTCTACACCTGATTATGCAAGGCTTCAGAGCTTATGGGATCTTCCCCCTCTCTATCTTGCTTTTCCTAACCCTCCTCTTATCGTGAACCAAAGCAAGCAATGA